The proteins below are encoded in one region of Silene latifolia isolate original U9 population chromosome 2, ASM4854445v1, whole genome shotgun sequence:
- the LOC141643052 gene encoding large ribosomal subunit protein eL33y: MVKGRQGERVRLYVRGSILGYKRSKSNQYPNTSLIQIEGVNTQEEVAWYLGKKMAYIYKAKTKKNDSYYRCIWGKVCRPHGNSGVVRAKFKSNLPPKSMGDKVRVFMYPSNI; this comes from the exons ATGGTGAAGGGTCGTCAAGGTGAACGCGTCAG ACTTTATGTCAGAGGTTCAATCCTCGGCTACAAGAG GTCGAAATCAAACCAATACCCAAACACATCCTTGATCCAGATTGAGGGAGTGAACACTCAGGAAGAAGTTGCATGGTATTTGGGAAAGAAGATGGCTTACATTTACAAGGCTAAGACCAAGAAGAACGACTCTTACTACCGTTGCATTTGGGGAAAGGTCTGCAGGCCTCACGGTAACAGTGGTGTTGTTCGTGCTAAGTTCAAGTCCAACCTTCCTCCCAAGTCTATG GGTGACAAGGTTAGAGTCTTCATGTACCCAAGTAACATCTAA
- the LOC141641401 gene encoding uncharacterized protein LOC141641401 — protein sequence MELFKRFSSASGLHINSDKSDFYSNGMSPATIDKVLQGTGFKKGDLPFKMISRIRGWNSRKISYASRLVLVKSVISTIHNYWSQIFILLVGVMDRIQALCRNFLWEGNDQYSKAPLVAWNVLCQSKETGGLGLIDSKTWNVVSIGKLVWWITSKQDHLWIRWIDAIYLKGTTWLDYEPTPYSSWAWRKVCEVKNIMKSGYVNGKWRGANDTYTIAEGYAWLMQSTEVRVSWYKFVWNRFNTPKWCFTTWLQQQQRLLTLDRLAKMGVAVPTECYICGMAPETYDHLFRGCVYAQTCYQLLAKWLGVNAMDLCSCDKLLHMKKLSLLARQVIIAAVAGLIYGIWQCRNVCRLDGYVMQPGSLIQHIQTDCRNRVLGVFQGPMALADKSWCNVVGIC from the exons ATGGAGCTTTTTAAGAGATTCTCATCTGCATCTGGTTTGCATATTAACTCAGACAAGTCTGACTTCTATAGTAATGGTATGAGCCCTGCTACTATTGATAAGGTTCTTCAGGGGACTGGGTTTAAGAAAGGAGACCTGCCATTCAA GATGATTAGCAGGATAAGAGGCTGGAATAGTAGGAAGATTTCTTATGCTAGTAGGCTTGTCCTTGTGAAATCTGTTATATCCACCATTCACAACTATTGGTCCCAAATTTTTATTCTTCTTGTGGGTGTTATGGATAGAATACAAGCTCTTTGCAGGAATTTTTTGTGGGAAGGCAATGATCAATACTCTAAAGCACCCTTGGTGGCTTGGAATGTACTCTGTCAGAGCAAGGAAACTGGTGGCTTGGGTTTAATTGACAGCAAAACTTGGAATGTTGTGTCCATAGGTAAACTAGTCTGGTGGATTACTTCTAAGCAAGACCATTTATGGATTAGATGGATAGATGCTATTTATTTGAAAGGTACTACCTGGCTAGACTATGAACCTACTCCTTATAGCTCTTGGGCGTGGAGGAAGGTCTGTGAGGTTAAAAATATTATGAAGAGTGGCTATgtgaatggcaagtggagaggcGCCAATGATACATATACAATTGCTGAAGGTTATGCATGGCTAATGCAGAGTACTGAAGTGAGAGTATCTTGGTACAAGTTTGTCTGGAACAGATTTAATACCCCAAAATGGTGTTTCACTACCTGGTTGCAGCAGCAACAGAGATTACTCACGCTTGATAGACTGGCTAAAATGGGTGTTGCAGTACCTACTGAGTGTTATATCTGTGGTATGGCACCTGAGACCTATGATCATTTATTCAGAGGTTGTGTTTATGCTCAGACCTGTTATCAACTGTTGGCAAAATGGTTAGGGGTTAATGCAATGGATCTCTGCAGTTGTGATAAGCTGCTACATATGAAGAAGCTCTCTTTACTGGCTAGACAGGTGATCATAGCAGCTGTGGCAGGATTGATATATGGCATTTGGCAGTGTAGGAATGTTTGTAGACTGGATGGCTATGTCATGCAGCCAGGCAGTCTTATACAGCATATTCAGACTGATTGTAGGAATCGTGTATTGGGGGTGTTCCAGGGGCCTATGGCTCTGGCTGACAAGAGCTGGTGTAATGTCGTAGGTATTTGTTGA
- the LOC141641402 gene encoding uncharacterized protein LOC141641402, whose protein sequence is MNTAQAFDVADHIALPKGVTIDKDAQWTRLDAIVKQWIYGTISVNLLHTILKPGATAKEALDRLQDIFHNNKNSCAVFLEQQFTQIQMDAYPTASAYCQALKMLADQLANVGAPITEERLILRLVAGISSGYSQVATIIQQRDPLPSFYQARSMLTLEEARQQKTAPPTSETALLASANDNRAENRSDNGSHSGDNNRNNQNNNRNKGGRGKNYRGKNGGGGGSKNSNRSSDNSRNSGGQQ, encoded by the coding sequence ATGAACACGGCTCAAGCATTTGATGTTGCGGATCATATTGCTCTGCCAAAAGGCGTCACGATTGACAAAGATGCGCAATGGACTCGACTTGATGCCATCGTGAAACAGTGGATTTACGGTACAATTTCCGTTAATCTTCTACACACGATTCTCAAGCCTGGGGCCACTGCCAAAGAAGCTTTGGACCGCCTTCAGGACATATTTCATAATAATAAGAATTCGTGCGCCGTATTTCTAGAGCAGCAGTTCACCCAGATTCAGATGGATGCTTATCCCACTGCCTCCGCCTATTGCCAAGCATTGAAAATGTTGGCTGACCAATTAGCCAACGTTGGGGCTCCGATTACTGAGGAACGACTCATCCTCCGTCTTGTTGCTGGCATCTCGTCGGGCTATTCTCAAGTGGCCACGATTATACAACAACGTGATCCATTGCCTTCTTTTTATCAAGCCCGGTCTATGCTGACCCTTGAAGAAGCACGGCAACAAAAGACTGCTCCTCCCACCTCTGAAACTGCCCTGCTCGCCTCTGCTAATGACAATCGCGCTGAGAATCGGTCTGATAATGGCTCCCATTCCGGTGATAATAATAGGAACAACCAAAACAACAACCGCAACAAAGGGGGCCGTGGTAAAAATTACCGGGGCAAGAATGGTGGGGGTGGTGGCTCGAAAAATTCGAACCGCTCCTCTGATAATAGCAGAAATTCTGGTGGTCAGCAGTAG
- the LOC141641403 gene encoding uncharacterized protein LOC141641403, whose amino-acid sequence MAHPEAVKMFRSYYYVVLIDSTYKTNLYRLPLVEMVGVTPVGKSFVIAYALVTHESEDGYLWVLRKLKALLNDVVQPNVIVTDCEAAVVEAETEDKFNVAWGNLAREWAGVAAYIERQWFPHLEKWAKYRTNKITHFENTSTSRVESAHANLKRWLNSAKLAIDSIWIRFHSLMETQHVEIRHSLELSRSRRLTGIQRLFSRLSLKISKNAITELREEFERGAKMTEDALMIYCGCVKATTLGLLCACSLHRIARNGSRVPVDVLHAFWRKLEYDGSEAMSACDDDRLEELFDEIRNADPSMRSSMFDALYSQIHPEEEDVNEPRVNENPRGRPSRGTRRDPSAVEHARVRVRVGSATPQRNASSQRTPSSTPRSTPTVPVTPSSTPRSTPTVRFTPYSTPRSTQTGPGTPSTTATTSTGSFGTSYCAPLEVDYTIGHSRYFPYLHFLPS is encoded by the exons ATGGCTCATCCAGAAGCCGTTAAGATGTTTCGATCATACTATTATGTGGTATTGATCGATTCCACGTACAAGACAAATTTataccgtcttccgcttgttgaGATGGTTGGAGTCACACCCGTCGGGAAGAGCTTTGTCATCGCGTATGCTCTTGTGACGCATGAGTCCGAGGATGGATATTTGTGGGTGTTACGGAAACTGAAGGCCCTTCTCAATGATGTCGTTCAACCTAATGTTATTGTTACTGATTGCGAGGCAG CGGTTGTCGAGGCGGAGACAGAAGATAAGTTTAATGTGGCGTGGGGCAATTTGGCAAGGGAATGGGCGGGAGTGGCGGCTTATATtgagaggcaatggttcccgcactTGGAAAAATGGGCCAAGTATAGAACGAACAAGATAACTCATTTTGAGAATACTTCTACATCCCGGGTTGAGTCGGCTCATGCGAATTTGAAGAGATGGTTGAATAGCGCGAAATTGGCCATTGATAGCATCTGGATTCGGTTTCATTCTTTGATGGAAACGCAACATGTTGAGATCCGACACTCGTTGGAGTTATCTAGATCGAGGCGGTTGACGGGGATTCAGCGTTTATTTTCCAGACTTTCTTTAAAAATATCAAAGAATGCCATCACTGAATTGCGTGAAGAATTCGAAAGAGGTGCCAAGATGACGGAAGATGCCTTGATGATCTATTGCGGTTGTGTAAAGGCTACTACACTTGGTTTGTTATGTGCTTGTTCACTTCATCGCATTGCTAGAAACGGATCTCGGGTCCCTGTTGATGTGTTACATGCATTTTGGAGGAAGTTGGAGTATGATGGTTCCGAGGCAATGTCGGCTTGTGACGATGATCGATTGGAGGAGTTATTCGATGAAATTCGGAATGCAGATCCGAGTATGAGATCATCCATGTTCGATGCCCTTTACTCTCAGATACATCCGGAAGAGGAGGATGTTAACGAGCCCCGGGTGAACGAGAACCCTAGAGGACGTCCGAGTAGGGGAACTCGTAGAGATCCGTCCGCCGTTGAGCATGCACGGGTTCGGGTTCGAGTAGGCAGTGCTACGCCCCAAAGAAATGCGTCTTCCCAACGTACTCCGTCTAGTACCCCCCGTTCTACTCCGACGGTTCCTGTTACTCCGTCGTCTACTCCCCGTTCTACTCCGACGGTTCGTTTTACTCCGTATAGTACCCCCCGTTCCACTCAAACGGGCCCCGGTACACCGTCTACCACTGCTACCACGAGTACGGGGAGTTTCGGCACATCGTATTGCGCACCTCTTGAGGTAGACTACACCATTGGTCATTCGAGGTACTTTCCTTATCTTCACTTTTTGCCTTCCTGA
- the LOC141643053 gene encoding LIM domain-containing protein WLIM2b-like, producing MSFSGTVQKCKVCDKTVYLMDQLSADGVAYHKSCFKCHHCKSQLQLHSYSSMEGVLYCKPHFEQLFKESGNFNKNFQSPTRSADKSPDFKPELTRSPSKAARMFSGTQEKCSTCSKTVYPIEKVTVENLFYHKTCFKCTHGGCSLTPSNYAALDGVLYCKHHFSQLFREKGSYAHIMKSASMRRTSSPVPEAVEAPAAPSPVPAPEA from the exons ATGTCGTTTAGCGGGACTGTGCAAAAATGCAAGGTATGTGATAAGACAGTGTATTTGATGGATCAGTTGTCTGCTGATGGTGTTGCTTATCATAAATCTTGCTTCAAATGCCACCACTGTAAAAGCCAACTTCAG CTCCATAGTTATTCATCCATGGAGGGTGTTCTATACTGCAAGCCTCATTTTGAGCAATTGTTCAAGGAGTCGGGAAACTTCAACAAGAACTTCCAATCTC CTACAAGGTCAGCTGACAAGTCACCGGACTTCAAACCTGAGCTG ACAAGATCACCAAGCAAAGCTGCTCGCATGTTTTCTGGGACTCAAGAAAAATGCTCGACTTGTTCCAAAACTGTCTATCCCATCGAGAAG GTGACAGTAGAGAACCTATTCTACCATAAGACATGCTTTAAATGCACCCATGGCGGCTGCTCATTAACTCCATCAAACTATGCCGCTCTTGATGGAGTACTGTACTGCAAACACCATTTCTCCCAGCTTTTCAGAGAAAAGGGCAGTTATGCTCACATCATGAAATCTGCTTCCATGAGACGTACTTCTTCCCCTGTTCCTGAAGCTGTTGAGGCCCCTGCAGCTCCTTCTCCTGTTCCAGCTCCTGAAGCTTAA